One segment of Bacillota bacterium DNA contains the following:
- a CDS encoding ABC transporter permease, giving the protein MDLLWQGFKEAIRLVMTLDPEVMGVTLLSLRVSGLATLISLVLGMPLGVFLALREFRGRHLALGAVNTGMGLPPVVVGLFVVLFLWRSGPLGFLELLYTPTAMVIAQVVIAFPIVAGLTAAAIQQLDPRIGLQAKALGASGFQTVMTLVMEARLPLLAAVMAGFGGVISEVGAVMMVGGNLKGITRVLTTATVMEVRMGRFATAIALGLILLGLTFAVNLGLTMLQQGRRRQWSHRPSR; this is encoded by the coding sequence ATGGACCTGTTGTGGCAGGGCTTTAAAGAGGCAATAAGATTAGTGATGACCCTGGACCCGGAGGTAATGGGGGTTACCCTCCTTTCCCTGAGGGTGTCCGGGCTGGCTACCCTCATCTCCCTGGTGCTGGGAATGCCCCTGGGGGTCTTCCTGGCCCTCAGGGAGTTCAGGGGGCGGCACCTGGCGCTGGGCGCCGTTAACACCGGCATGGGGCTTCCCCCTGTGGTGGTTGGGCTCTTCGTTGTGCTCTTCCTTTGGAGGAGTGGCCCCCTGGGTTTTCTGGAGCTCCTCTACACGCCCACGGCTATGGTCATCGCCCAGGTGGTTATCGCCTTTCCCATTGTAGCAGGCCTTACCGCCGCCGCCATACAGCAGCTGGATCCCCGCATTGGGCTCCAGGCCAAGGCCCTGGGGGCCTCGGGATTCCAGACAGTCATGACCCTGGTCATGGAGGCGCGCCTACCACTCTTGGCCGCTGTCATGGCCGGCTTTGGGGGGGTGATCTCAGAGGTTGGGGCGGTGATGATGGTAGGGGGCAACCTGAAGGGAATAACCAGGGTACTCACCACCGCCACGGTGATGGAGGTGAGGATGGGCCGTTTTGCCACGGCTATCGCTCTCGGGCTCATCCTACTGGGATTGACCTTCGCGGTGAACCTGGGCCTCACCATGCTGCAACAGGGAAGGAGAAGGCAATGGAGCCACCGGCCATCAAGGTAA
- a CDS encoding PDZ domain-containing protein, giving the protein MTVSGSGLGVTVRRLRRFLITVITGGLVLAALYYLPTGYVLVSPGPVRDLSQVIKVTGGAADSSGRVLLTTINSRDAGPLLYLYGMVNPKADLTPQSAVVPPGQDRDEYWEYQRRLMEESQAAAKVAALAYLGYEASLVGTGVMVMDLLPSSPSEGLLKPGDLITMVDGVTVNIAGDLLDYMARKTPGEPVRLEISRAGETRTLEVPTEAHPSEGRAIMGVLVTTAGFDAEIPLEIHIEIQGITGPSAGLMFSLEIVNQLSPGDLTRGMTVAGTGTITGNGVVGPVGGVRQKVFAAEREGAEVFLVPVENFTEAISAASRVRVVPVTSLAEALQALRESGLETGEPPD; this is encoded by the coding sequence TTGACCGTTTCCGGGTCAGGCTTGGGAGTCACAGTGAGAAGGTTGCGCCGGTTCCTCATCACCGTCATTACCGGTGGCCTTGTGCTGGCCGCCCTCTACTACCTTCCCACAGGGTATGTGCTGGTGTCACCTGGGCCTGTGAGGGATCTCTCCCAAGTGATAAAGGTTACAGGGGGTGCCGCGGACTCCTCAGGGCGGGTACTCCTTACCACCATCAACTCCCGGGATGCGGGGCCCCTTCTCTACCTGTACGGGATGGTGAACCCCAAGGCTGACCTGACGCCTCAGAGTGCCGTGGTCCCCCCGGGGCAAGACAGGGACGAGTACTGGGAGTACCAGCGGCGCCTCATGGAGGAGAGCCAGGCCGCAGCGAAGGTTGCGGCCCTGGCCTACCTTGGCTACGAGGCAAGCCTGGTGGGGACGGGGGTCATGGTGATGGATCTCTTGCCCTCTTCTCCTTCCGAGGGGCTTCTCAAGCCCGGCGACCTCATCACAATGGTGGACGGTGTGACTGTGAATATCGCCGGGGACCTCCTTGACTACATGGCCAGGAAGACGCCGGGGGAACCTGTTCGCCTGGAGATAAGCCGGGCCGGCGAGACCAGGACCCTGGAGGTTCCCACCGAGGCCCATCCCTCAGAGGGACGGGCCATCATGGGAGTCCTGGTGACCACAGCAGGCTTCGACGCCGAGATACCCTTGGAGATCCACATCGAGATCCAGGGCATCACCGGACCCTCAGCCGGCCTCATGTTTTCCCTGGAAATAGTCAACCAGCTTAGCCCCGGTGACCTCACCAGGGGTATGACCGTGGCGGGAACCGGCACCATCACCGGCAACGGTGTGGTGGGTCCCGTTGGGGGAGTGCGCCAGAAGGTGTTCGCTGCCGAGAGGGAGGGGGCCGAGGTATTCCTGGTGCCTGTGGAAAACTTCACGGAGGCAATATCGGCGGCCTCCCGTGTCAGGGTGGTGCCCGTGACCTCCCTGGCCGAGGCCCTCCAGGCCCTTAGGGAATCCGGGCTGGAGACCGGGGAGCCCCCGGATTGA
- a CDS encoding ABC transporter permease, translated as MLIGVISSSSQSTVLWSQMVYVASMLLSGMMVPGHLTPGALQKATRLLPGTYAMEAIKGLGLDGSGGKGKV; from the coding sequence GTGCTCATCGGCGTCATTTCCTCCAGCAGCCAGTCGACGGTACTGTGGTCCCAGATGGTATACGTGGCCTCGATGCTTCTTAGCGGCATGATGGTTCCAGGCCACCTGACGCCCGGCGCCCTGCAGAAGGCGACTCGCCTGCTGCCGGGAACCTATGCCATGGAGGCCATCAAGGGGCTCGGTTTGGACGGATCCGGCGGCAAAGGAAAAGTTTGA
- a CDS encoding trimethylamine methyltransferase family protein: MKEAFPVMRFLSDEDLGVIYAASLRILEGTGMVIKSRRALELLGNAGCAQRDGRIMIPPRLVEWAMEKAPSTVTLHDREGRPSVLLEGRTSYFGTGSDCPNILDHQTGERRPFTKDDVSRGMRVCEALPNIDFVMSMGLISDVPRWSSDRHQFQVMLTWTRKPVVFTAHDLEGCRDIVEMAAMAANGVAHLYRYPQLVLYSEPTSPLVHSEPALDKLLYMASLGLPTVYSPGMMPGATAPVTAAGALALATAEALVGIVLGQLEREGAPFIFGAGISPMDMRTSVCSYASPEFMRNQVGVAEMARYLGLPSWGYAGCSDAKVPDQQAALESGMWAVMTCMMGANLVHDVGYLESGLTGSLEMLVLNDEAIGAARRIAQGIGVDEESLAVEAVHRVGPGGQFLTDEHTLAHFREDWVPGLLDRQNHMAWQASGQKTLRDRAKERVEEILRRDLAPVIPEDVAMEIEGMVKRADGSRMN; encoded by the coding sequence ATGAAGGAAGCGTTCCCAGTGATGAGGTTCTTGTCTGACGAGGATCTGGGTGTGATCTACGCTGCCAGCCTGAGGATCCTGGAGGGCACCGGCATGGTGATCAAGTCCCGCCGGGCTCTGGAACTGCTAGGAAACGCAGGCTGTGCCCAGAGGGACGGGAGGATCATGATCCCACCTAGACTGGTGGAGTGGGCCATGGAGAAGGCCCCATCCACCGTGACCCTCCATGACCGCGAGGGCCGTCCCTCAGTCCTGCTGGAGGGGAGAACCTCTTACTTCGGGACGGGATCGGACTGTCCCAATATACTGGATCACCAGACCGGCGAGCGCCGTCCCTTCACCAAGGATGATGTATCCCGGGGGATGCGTGTGTGTGAGGCCTTGCCCAACATCGACTTCGTCATGTCCATGGGCCTCATCTCCGATGTGCCCAGGTGGTCCTCGGACAGGCACCAGTTCCAGGTGATGCTTACCTGGACGAGGAAGCCCGTGGTGTTCACCGCCCATGACCTTGAGGGCTGCCGGGACATAGTTGAGATGGCCGCTATGGCGGCCAATGGAGTGGCTCACCTGTATAGATACCCTCAGTTAGTTCTGTACTCGGAACCCACGTCACCCCTGGTCCATTCGGAGCCGGCCCTTGACAAGCTCCTCTACATGGCTAGCCTGGGGCTCCCTACGGTCTATTCCCCTGGCATGATGCCGGGCGCGACGGCCCCAGTGACGGCTGCCGGGGCTCTCGCCCTGGCCACCGCTGAGGCCCTCGTGGGCATCGTGCTGGGACAACTGGAGAGGGAGGGCGCCCCCTTCATTTTTGGCGCCGGTATTAGTCCCATGGACATGAGGACCAGCGTGTGTTCCTACGCATCCCCGGAATTCATGAGAAACCAGGTAGGGGTAGCTGAGATGGCTCGATACCTGGGCCTTCCATCCTGGGGCTACGCGGGCTGCAGCGACGCCAAGGTGCCTGACCAGCAGGCTGCCCTGGAATCGGGAATGTGGGCCGTCATGACCTGCATGATGGGGGCCAACCTGGTGCATGACGTGGGGTACCTGGAATCAGGGCTCACGGGATCCCTGGAGATGCTGGTCTTAAACGATGAGGCCATCGGCGCGGCCCGCAGGATAGCGCAGGGGATAGGGGTGGACGAGGAGTCCCTGGCGGTGGAGGCCGTTCACCGTGTGGGCCCCGGGGGGCAGTTTCTCACGGACGAGCATACCCTTGCCCACTTCAGGGAGGACTGGGTCCCGGGCCTTCTTGACAGGCAAAACCACATGGCGTGGCAAGCCTCCGGCCAGAAGACCCTGAGAGATAGAGCCAAGGAGCGGGTGGAGGAGATCCTCCGGAGGGACCTAGCCCCGGTCATCCCTGAGGATGTGGCCATGGAAATCGAGGGCATGGTGAAGCGGGCCGATGGCAGCCGGATGAACTAG
- a CDS encoding TOBE domain-containing protein yields the protein MKVSGRNKLSGMVQSIKRDGILAQVTVAVPGPGTVVATITGDAVDDLGLKEGDSVQALVKATNVMIMK from the coding sequence GTGAAGGTAAGTGGGAGGAACAAACTCTCCGGTATGGTCCAGAGCATCAAGAGGGATGGGATCCTAGCCCAGGTGACCGTGGCTGTGCCCGGCCCCGGTACCGTTGTGGCCACCATAACAGGGGATGCCGTGGATGACCTGGGACTGAAGGAAGGCGATTCCGTGCAGGCCCTGGTGAAGGCCACTAACGTTATGATAATGAAGTAA
- a CDS encoding isocitrate/isopropylmalate dehydrogenase family protein encodes MGKEYNIAVIPGDGVGPEIVTEALKVLETIAPMASITFRWTHYPFGAEHYLKTKEILPPGIIHELGGFDAILLGAIGDPRVKPGVLEGGMLLNLRFGLDQYINLRPVKLYPNVPTPLRDKGPGDINFYVIRENTEDFYIGIGDRVRGAAGSARLPVDRSNYRAAFNVAFESDVAGDYAYQIGLISRAGAERVIRYGFQLAQRKGLDRVTSVDKANVLSDIYGLWREVFQDVSSEYQSISYEFNYVDAMTMWLVKNPEQFQVVITPNMFGDIITDLGAMIQGGLGLAPGGNINPNGVSMFEPIHGSAPKYKGQGIINPLATILSGQLLLEDLGEDTWADLLERAVVSVLEEGIVRTRDLGGSASTSEMGNAVVNALRRLGEAQG; translated from the coding sequence TTGGGTAAGGAATACAACATAGCGGTCATTCCTGGAGACGGCGTGGGACCCGAGATCGTGACGGAGGCCCTCAAGGTCCTCGAGACCATCGCACCCATGGCCTCCATCACCTTCAGGTGGACCCACTACCCCTTCGGTGCGGAGCACTACCTGAAGACCAAGGAAATCCTGCCTCCGGGCATCATCCACGAGCTCGGCGGCTTCGATGCCATCCTCCTGGGTGCCATAGGCGACCCCAGGGTAAAGCCCGGGGTGCTGGAGGGCGGCATGCTCCTGAATCTCAGGTTTGGGCTTGACCAGTACATCAACCTCCGCCCTGTAAAACTCTACCCTAACGTGCCCACCCCCCTCAGGGACAAGGGCCCCGGTGACATCAACTTCTACGTGATCAGGGAGAACACTGAGGACTTCTACATAGGCATCGGGGACAGGGTTCGAGGGGCCGCTGGCAGCGCCCGGTTACCCGTGGACAGGAGCAACTACCGGGCCGCCTTCAACGTGGCCTTTGAGTCGGATGTAGCCGGGGACTACGCCTACCAGATCGGCCTCATCAGCCGGGCAGGGGCAGAGCGGGTCATTCGCTATGGCTTCCAGCTTGCCCAGCGCAAGGGCCTGGACAGGGTCACATCGGTGGACAAGGCCAACGTGCTCTCGGACATCTACGGCCTCTGGAGGGAGGTGTTCCAGGACGTATCCTCGGAATACCAGTCCATATCTTACGAGTTCAACTACGTGGATGCCATGACAATGTGGCTTGTGAAGAACCCCGAACAATTCCAGGTGGTGATCACCCCCAACATGTTCGGGGACATCATAACGGACCTCGGGGCCATGATCCAGGGGGGCTTGGGCCTGGCGCCCGGGGGGAACATCAACCCCAACGGTGTATCCATGTTTGAACCTATCCACGGCTCCGCTCCAAAGTACAAGGGGCAAGGGATCATTAATCCCCTGGCCACCATCCTATCGGGGCAGCTCCTTCTTGAAGACCTGGGCGAGGACACCTGGGCAGACCTCCTGGAAAGGGCGGTAGTCTCCGTCCTGGAGGAGGGAATAGTGCGCACCAGAGACCTTGGGGGAAGTGCCTCTACCTCAGAGATGGGGAACGCTGTGGTAAATGCCCTCAGGCGCCTGGGCGAAGCCCAGGGCTGA
- a CDS encoding GAF domain-containing protein: MPFRRRVKQVLVFLDKASDAIQMLLMVLLAVGNQIRYPFSLTLAFVVIAIVLVWKNYAVKTRRGRVLTKAKMEHVLAHLVNAVERYQCRQGKDSLRANIMTLGNERLQIVASCRMANDLDQDITFAVGQGCCGEAYDSGQLVGGDLSSVYMDTWEETRREYGSPPWGITRQQFEKTRTLKSVLSVPMVQGDKVLGVLNLDDKVPLDEAGFGDDEMLLVIGGYMCFAMSIISGEAGE, translated from the coding sequence ATGCCGTTTCGCCGTCGGGTGAAGCAGGTTTTGGTGTTCCTGGATAAGGCGTCGGACGCCATCCAAATGTTGCTCATGGTGCTCCTGGCGGTGGGAAATCAGATCAGATACCCCTTTTCGTTGACACTGGCCTTTGTGGTGATTGCCATCGTGCTGGTGTGGAAGAACTATGCCGTCAAGACCCGCCGGGGAAGGGTGCTCACCAAGGCAAAGATGGAGCACGTTCTGGCTCACTTGGTGAATGCTGTCGAAAGATACCAGTGCAGGCAAGGGAAAGACTCCCTTCGGGCGAATATAATGACCTTGGGGAATGAACGGCTCCAGATCGTTGCCTCATGCAGAATGGCCAATGACTTGGATCAGGACATAACCTTTGCCGTAGGCCAGGGGTGCTGTGGAGAGGCGTATGACTCGGGCCAGCTGGTGGGAGGCGACTTATCCAGCGTGTACATGGACACATGGGAGGAAACCCGCAGGGAGTACGGGAGCCCCCCATGGGGCATCACGCGGCAGCAGTTCGAGAAGACCAGGACATTGAAGTCCGTTTTGAGTGTCCCGATGGTTCAGGGCGACAAGGTGCTGGGTGTGCTCAATCTGGACGATAAGGTCCCCCTGGATGAAGCCGGTTTTGGGGACGACGAAATGCTCCTGGTCATTGGCGGGTACATGTGTTTCGCCATGAGCATCATCTCTGGGGAGGCTGGGGAATGA
- a CDS encoding ABC transporter ATP-binding protein, which yields MEPPAIKVTQLEQRYGDKVAVCVPHLEVSRGEVLVILGPNGSGKSTLLRVLGLLERPFRGSVAYRGRVPVTQKECLDQRRRMAMVFQDPLLFKGSVFRNVSYGLRVRGIDAGASRQGVKGALDLLGIGHLEDRPVDTLSGGEAQRVALARALAVKPEVFFLDEPTAYLDAPAKEAFVKDLRGLLDRLGLTALFVTHDRSEALALGARVAVLEAGHLRQAGNALEVFRRPATLSLAAFLGAEVVGSGRVQRDGSRWLVKANGGAITVNSGEGYEGEVDLVMRPEDVNLSREGSHEPGLNALTGLVSEIVPSGHAYRVTLDCGFRVRGYLTGYQIRCWQVSVGNSLTASFYPDAVHLIPRSS from the coding sequence ATGGAGCCACCGGCCATCAAGGTAACCCAGCTGGAACAGCGATATGGTGACAAGGTGGCTGTATGCGTGCCCCATCTTGAGGTAAGCCGCGGGGAGGTCCTGGTTATCCTGGGCCCCAACGGTTCGGGCAAGAGCACTCTCCTGAGGGTGCTGGGACTCCTGGAGCGTCCCTTCCGGGGCAGTGTGGCCTACAGAGGGAGGGTGCCAGTAACCCAGAAGGAGTGCCTGGACCAGAGAAGGCGCATGGCCATGGTCTTCCAGGACCCCCTCCTGTTCAAGGGCAGCGTCTTCCGGAATGTCTCCTATGGCCTGCGGGTCAGGGGCATTGACGCCGGGGCAAGCCGCCAGGGAGTCAAGGGCGCCCTGGACCTCCTGGGCATTGGTCACCTGGAGGATAGGCCGGTGGACACCCTCTCCGGTGGTGAGGCACAGAGGGTGGCACTGGCCCGGGCGCTGGCTGTCAAGCCGGAGGTGTTCTTCCTGGACGAACCCACGGCGTACCTGGACGCTCCCGCAAAGGAGGCCTTTGTGAAGGACCTGAGGGGGCTCCTGGACAGGCTGGGCCTTACGGCCCTCTTCGTGACCCACGACCGGTCAGAGGCGCTGGCCCTGGGAGCCCGGGTCGCGGTTCTGGAGGCAGGCCACCTGAGGCAGGCAGGGAATGCTCTAGAGGTGTTCCGGCGCCCGGCCACCCTGTCCCTGGCGGCATTCCTCGGCGCGGAGGTGGTGGGATCCGGGCGTGTCCAGAGGGATGGCTCCAGGTGGCTGGTCAAGGCGAACGGAGGCGCTATCACGGTGAACTCTGGGGAAGGATATGAGGGAGAGGTGGACCTGGTGATGAGGCCAGAGGACGTGAACCTCTCCCGCGAGGGGAGTCACGAGCCTGGACTGAACGCCCTTACAGGCCTGGTATCGGAGATCGTCCCGTCTGGCCACGCCTACCGGGTTACCCTGGACTGCGGCTTCCGGGTCCGGGGTTACCTGACGGGATACCAGATTCGGTGCTGGCAGGTATCGGTAGGGAATTCACTGACTGCCAGCTTCTACCCAGATGCCGTCCACCTCATTCCCAGAAGTTCCTGA
- the hpt gene encoding hypoxanthine phosphoribosyltransferase, with product MTVYQDIREVVFTQGDIRAAVARLGIQISRDYQDRDLVLVSVLRGGAFFVTDLARAIPAYLSLDFMAISRYGPRARGEKGVRILKDLDEDILGKDVILVEDIIDTGLTCAYLVRILNERSPRSLKVCCLLDRRERRLVNLPLAYVGFKVSDAFLVGYGLDYREMYRNLPFIGLLTDGARERLSPSSTTPTGQGSR from the coding sequence ATGACAGTGTACCAGGACATTAGGGAGGTAGTATTTACGCAGGGTGATATCAGGGCTGCGGTGGCCCGCCTGGGAATCCAGATATCTCGGGACTACCAGGATAGGGATCTGGTGCTAGTGAGTGTCCTCAGGGGCGGCGCCTTCTTCGTGACGGATCTGGCCCGGGCCATCCCTGCCTACCTCTCCCTGGACTTTATGGCCATCTCACGCTACGGGCCCAGGGCTAGGGGGGAGAAGGGAGTACGCATCCTCAAGGACCTGGACGAGGACATCTTGGGGAAGGATGTCATCTTGGTTGAGGACATCATCGACACGGGACTCACCTGTGCCTACCTGGTACGTATCCTCAACGAGCGCTCCCCCCGGAGCCTTAAGGTATGCTGCCTCTTGGACCGGCGCGAGCGGAGGCTTGTGAACCTGCCCTTGGCCTATGTGGGGTTCAAGGTGTCCGATGCCTTCCTGGTAGGGTACGGGCTGGACTACAGGGAGATGTACCGCAACCTTCCCTTCATCGGGCTTCTCACCGACGGGGCCCGGGAGAGGCTCTCTCCCTCCAGTACCACGCCTACAGGTCAAGGGAGTCGATAG
- a CDS encoding substrate-binding domain-containing protein: MKAIRSVALLLVLLMMLNLVGCGSPQVTEEPSTEDPAQPEAVEVTSFILATTTSTLDTGLLDVLNAAFEEEFPQYQVKAIAVGTGEALKMGERKEADVVLVHSRAAEDKFVEAGYGFDRRDVMYNDYVLVGPGEDPAGIKGMDSAEAFKTIAAQGAVFLSRGDDSGTHKKEMSIWSKAGVEPGGQWYFVSGQGMGATLQIADEKRGYTLSDRGTFLASSNLGLVVLVEKEPALLNPYGVIQVTGAKNAEGALAYAGFITSPAGQAIIAEFGKDKYGQPLFFPDAE, from the coding sequence TTGAAAGCGATTAGATCAGTGGCCCTTCTGTTAGTACTGCTCATGATGCTGAACCTGGTGGGCTGCGGCAGTCCCCAGGTGACGGAGGAACCCTCTACAGAAGACCCGGCGCAGCCAGAGGCTGTCGAGGTGACGTCGTTTATCCTGGCGACCACCACCAGCACTCTAGACACTGGCCTTCTTGATGTGCTCAACGCCGCCTTTGAGGAGGAATTCCCGCAGTACCAGGTGAAAGCCATTGCGGTGGGGACAGGGGAGGCCCTGAAGATGGGCGAGCGCAAGGAGGCGGATGTGGTCCTGGTACATTCGCGGGCGGCTGAGGACAAGTTCGTCGAGGCCGGTTATGGTTTTGACCGGCGGGATGTGATGTATAACGACTACGTCTTGGTAGGGCCCGGAGAGGATCCCGCAGGGATAAAGGGGATGGACTCCGCGGAGGCCTTCAAGACCATCGCGGCCCAAGGGGCTGTCTTCTTGTCCAGAGGGGACGACTCCGGCACCCACAAGAAGGAGATGTCCATCTGGTCCAAGGCCGGGGTAGAGCCAGGCGGGCAGTGGTATTTCGTCTCAGGGCAGGGGATGGGGGCCACCCTCCAGATAGCTGACGAGAAACGAGGGTACACCCTCTCGGACCGCGGCACCTTCCTGGCCAGTTCCAATCTGGGCCTTGTGGTCCTGGTGGAAAAGGAGCCGGCTCTCCTGAATCCCTACGGGGTGATCCAGGTCACAGGGGCCAAGAATGCTGAGGGAGCCCTGGCATACGCGGGCTTCATCACCTCTCCCGCGGGCCAGGCCATAATCGCCGAGTTCGGTAAGGACAAGTACGGGCAGCCCCTGTTCTTCCCGGACGCAGAGTAG
- the ylbJ gene encoding sporulation integral membrane protein YlbJ: MGRLNPGSVYMPAALALALTVFMVLYPEPAFRSATEGLKVWWDIVFPALLPFFIGAEILMGLGVVHFMGVLLEPLMRPLFNVPGTGSFVMAMGLASGYPIGSVLTARIRRQGLCNKYEAERLVSFTNTADPLFMSGAVAVGMFGLPGLSGSIMAAHYLSSLSVGLVLKYYKPMEECTPNPRGKGWLLLRALRAMRDAREKDGRPLGQLMGDAVKNSVQTLLVIGGFIILFSVVLRILTLAGAVGALGSVFGHILVPLGLDADMCEAMVKGFFEITIGTQAASQAQAPLMDRAMIASAIIAWSGLSVHAQVAAMVQGTGIDLKPYILARLFHAVLAALYTWILWGVLGVSLPVSRWLGVAPVSWLETVREAGLLFLLVTAGLFIFCLGFSTLRGLRIIRFRSK; this comes from the coding sequence TTGGGACGGCTAAACCCTGGCAGCGTGTACATGCCTGCGGCCCTCGCCCTCGCCTTGACTGTCTTCATGGTGCTCTACCCTGAACCCGCGTTCCGGTCGGCTACGGAGGGTCTAAAGGTGTGGTGGGACATCGTGTTCCCGGCGCTCCTCCCCTTCTTCATAGGGGCAGAGATCCTCATGGGGCTCGGGGTAGTCCACTTCATGGGGGTGCTCCTGGAGCCCCTCATGAGGCCTCTCTTCAACGTGCCCGGCACCGGCTCCTTCGTGATGGCCATGGGATTGGCATCTGGGTACCCCATCGGCTCGGTTCTCACCGCCAGGATCCGGCGGCAGGGGCTGTGCAACAAGTACGAGGCTGAGCGCCTGGTAAGTTTCACGAACACTGCCGATCCCCTCTTTATGTCAGGGGCAGTGGCCGTTGGAATGTTCGGGCTGCCTGGGCTCTCCGGTAGCATCATGGCCGCGCACTACCTGTCCAGCCTCAGTGTGGGACTTGTGCTGAAGTACTACAAGCCCATGGAGGAGTGCACCCCCAACCCTAGGGGGAAGGGCTGGCTACTCCTGAGGGCCCTCAGGGCAATGCGAGACGCCCGGGAGAAGGACGGCAGGCCCCTGGGCCAGCTCATGGGGGACGCAGTGAAGAACTCCGTACAGACCCTCCTGGTCATAGGGGGCTTCATCATACTGTTCTCAGTGGTCCTCCGGATCCTCACCCTGGCGGGTGCCGTGGGCGCCCTTGGCAGTGTTTTTGGCCATATCCTTGTACCCCTGGGTCTTGATGCAGACATGTGCGAGGCGATGGTCAAGGGGTTTTTCGAGATTACCATAGGCACCCAGGCAGCCAGCCAGGCGCAGGCGCCCCTCATGGACCGGGCCATGATAGCCAGTGCCATCATCGCCTGGAGCGGGCTCTCGGTCCACGCCCAGGTGGCCGCCATGGTCCAGGGCACCGGTATTGACCTCAAACCCTACATCCTGGCCCGGTTGTTTCACGCTGTCCTTGCAGCCCTCTACACTTGGATCCTCTGGGGCGTCCTGGGCGTGTCCCTCCCGGTCTCTCGCTGGCTGGGAGTAGCTCCTGTGTCGTGGCTGGAGACCGTCCGCGAGGCTGGCCTGCTGTTCCTCTTGGTCACCGCAGGGCTCTTCATCTTCTGCCTGGGGTTTTCGACCTTGAGGGGCCTGAGGATAATCCGCTTCCGGTCCAAGTGA
- a CDS encoding L-lactate dehydrogenase, with amino-acid sequence MTQGKVGIVGTGLVGSTFAYTMVLTGVASEVVLVDIDPDKAAGQAMDISHAVPLAHPVQVKSGGYQDLDGAQVVVIAAGVSQRPGETRLDLLKRNTEVFRSVIRSVTGNNRQCVLLVATNPVDVLTYVAWRLSGFPPRRVIGSGTLLDTSRLRHALGEHFRVDPRSIHAYIIGEHGDTELPVWSLANIAGMRLRDFPGHDEEEMGAIFEGVRTSAYEIIRRKGATYYAIAIALARIVETIIGDNRTVLTVSSLIRDYEGIDEVCTSVPAVVGSGGIEKIIRLPLAPEEAEAFRHSSRLLREAIDSLDL; translated from the coding sequence TTGACCCAAGGAAAGGTTGGCATAGTCGGCACAGGCCTGGTAGGGTCTACTTTCGCCTATACCATGGTACTCACCGGGGTGGCCAGCGAGGTGGTCCTGGTGGACATTGATCCCGACAAGGCCGCGGGACAAGCCATGGACATCAGCCATGCTGTGCCCCTGGCCCACCCTGTGCAGGTCAAGAGCGGTGGGTACCAGGATCTGGACGGGGCGCAGGTCGTGGTCATTGCTGCCGGGGTGAGCCAGCGACCCGGAGAGACACGTTTGGACCTCCTGAAGAGGAACACAGAGGTGTTTCGCTCCGTGATCAGGAGTGTGACCGGGAACAACAGGCAGTGCGTCCTGCTGGTGGCCACTAACCCCGTGGATGTCCTCACCTACGTTGCCTGGCGCCTGTCCGGCTTCCCACCCAGGAGGGTGATAGGCTCCGGCACGCTCTTGGACACCTCAAGGTTGCGCCACGCCCTGGGTGAGCACTTCAGGGTGGACCCCCGCAGCATCCACGCCTATATCATTGGGGAACACGGGGATACGGAACTTCCTGTGTGGAGTCTGGCCAACATCGCGGGCATGAGACTCAGGGACTTCCCCGGTCACGACGAGGAGGAGATGGGAGCCATCTTCGAGGGAGTCAGGACCTCGGCATATGAGATCATCCGCAGAAAGGGCGCCACGTACTATGCCATAGCCATAGCGCTGGCCAGGATCGTGGAAACGATCATAGGGGATAACCGGACGGTGCTGACCGTATCATCGCTGATCAGGGACTATGAAGGGATCGACGAGGTCTGCACTAGCGTCCCGGCAGTGGTGGGCTCAGGGGGCATTGAGAAGATCATCCGGCTGCCCCTCGCACCTGAGGAGGCCGAGGCCTTCCGGCACTCTTCCCGTCTCCTGAGAGAGGCTATCGACTCCCTTGACCTGTAG